A part of Actinoallomurus bryophytorum genomic DNA contains:
- a CDS encoding LacI family DNA-binding transcriptional regulator, with the protein MNIGEIARRSGVSPSTVSYALSGKRAVSEATRQRIQAVIDELGYRPNAAARALREGRTRTIGLVIPPARGRLTFMQLDFVAGVMDAAARADLDVLLSPSGGDHDRSFERITTEHRVDGVILMEIRLDDPRVTRLQRLNLPFVTIGRTARPEGMSWIDVDFAALIGRCVDHLADLGHRHIALINRSAELIASGYGPACRAHEGFVAATTRRGVEGFEYPCADDAQAGEACVEAILRSRPDVTAAATVNEAALPGVQRALMRSGLQVPRGFSIAGVAARFWAEQFHPTLTAADLPAQEMAATAVDFLTERIADPDAAPKQHLLVPPISLRDSTGPAPAPR; encoded by the coding sequence ATGAACATCGGGGAGATCGCCCGCCGCTCGGGGGTGTCGCCCAGCACCGTGTCCTACGCGCTGAGCGGCAAGCGTGCGGTCTCCGAGGCGACCCGGCAGCGCATCCAGGCGGTCATCGACGAGCTCGGCTACCGCCCCAACGCCGCCGCACGGGCCCTGCGGGAAGGCCGGACCCGCACGATCGGCCTTGTCATCCCCCCGGCACGGGGCCGGCTGACGTTCATGCAGCTCGACTTCGTCGCCGGCGTCATGGACGCCGCGGCCCGCGCCGACCTCGACGTGCTGCTGTCCCCCTCCGGCGGCGACCACGACCGCTCCTTCGAGCGGATCACCACCGAGCACCGGGTGGACGGCGTGATCCTCATGGAGATCCGCCTGGACGATCCCCGTGTCACCCGGCTGCAACGGCTGAACCTGCCGTTCGTCACCATCGGCCGCACCGCCCGGCCGGAGGGGATGAGCTGGATCGATGTGGATTTCGCGGCGCTGATCGGCCGGTGTGTCGACCATCTCGCCGACCTCGGGCACCGCCACATCGCGCTGATCAACCGGTCGGCCGAGTTGATCGCCTCCGGCTACGGCCCCGCGTGCCGGGCGCACGAGGGCTTCGTGGCGGCGACCACGCGCCGGGGTGTCGAGGGTTTCGAGTACCCGTGCGCCGACGACGCCCAAGCCGGCGAGGCCTGCGTCGAAGCGATCCTGCGGAGCAGGCCGGACGTCACGGCCGCGGCGACGGTCAACGAGGCGGCGCTGCCCGGAGTCCAGCGAGCGCTGATGCGCTCCGGGCTGCAGGTCCCGCGCGGATTCTCGATCGCCGGAGTCGCCGCACGGTTCTGGGCCGAGCAGTTCCATCCCACGCTCACCGCGGCGGACCTGCCCGCTCAGGAGATGGCGGCCACCGCCGTGGACTTCCTCACCGAGCGCATCGCCGATCCGGACGCCGCGCCCAAGCAACATCTGCTCGTCCCGCCGATCTCTCTGCGCGACAGCACCGGACCGGCGCCCGCGCCGCGCTGA
- a CDS encoding zinc-dependent alcohol dehydrogenase, whose translation MTARRVTYLGVRRLALDTAGAAPPPPGHVRVDVAYTGIGDTDLHIFRGDMDDRVEPPQVIGHEMSGRIAQVGDGAGDWRPGDPVTVMPWVPCRDCPACRVGHTHICHRLVFLGVDAPGSLQNTWTVPAATLVRVPHDLRLDHAALAEPTAVAVHDVRRARVRPGEKALVVGGGPIGLLVAIVARRFGADVLVAEPDPYRRFVAEGLGLSALDPDDGIAEAMARWTDGAGAAVAFEVSGAAAGVTTAAGALATRGRMVQGTGHPAPREVSLHDFFWRELTLLGARLYDRGDFETAVGLIAEDEIPAGPLISRIEPLDRSAQAFAALESGAAVMKVLIDCGADGEAEA comes from the coding sequence GTGACCGCACGACGCGTCACCTACCTCGGAGTCCGGCGGCTGGCGCTCGACACCGCCGGAGCCGCCCCGCCGCCGCCCGGCCACGTCCGCGTCGACGTGGCCTACACCGGGATCGGCGACACCGACCTGCACATCTTCCGCGGCGACATGGACGACAGGGTCGAGCCCCCGCAGGTGATCGGGCACGAGATGTCCGGCCGGATCGCGCAGGTCGGCGACGGCGCGGGCGACTGGCGGCCGGGGGACCCCGTCACGGTCATGCCGTGGGTGCCCTGCCGGGACTGCCCGGCCTGCCGGGTGGGCCACACGCACATCTGCCACCGTCTGGTCTTCCTGGGCGTCGACGCTCCCGGATCCCTGCAGAACACCTGGACCGTGCCCGCCGCCACCCTCGTGCGCGTGCCGCATGACCTGCGCCTGGACCACGCCGCACTGGCCGAGCCCACCGCCGTGGCCGTGCACGACGTACGACGCGCTCGGGTGCGGCCGGGGGAGAAGGCGCTCGTGGTCGGCGGCGGCCCGATCGGCCTGCTCGTCGCGATCGTCGCCCGCCGGTTCGGGGCCGACGTCCTGGTGGCGGAACCCGATCCGTACCGCAGGTTCGTGGCCGAGGGACTCGGCCTCTCCGCACTCGACCCGGACGACGGCATCGCCGAGGCCATGGCGCGGTGGACCGATGGGGCGGGCGCGGCCGTCGCCTTCGAGGTGTCCGGCGCCGCGGCCGGGGTGACCACCGCGGCCGGCGCGCTGGCCACCCGTGGTCGCATGGTCCAGGGGACCGGCCACCCGGCACCCCGCGAGGTCAGCCTGCACGATTTCTTCTGGCGCGAGCTCACCCTGCTCGGTGCCCGCCTGTACGACCGGGGTGACTTCGAGACCGCCGTGGGGCTGATCGCCGAGGACGAGATCCCCGCCGGGCCGCTGATCTCCCGGATCGAACCGCTCGACCGCAGCGCACAGGCTTTCGCGGCGCTCGAGTCCGGTGCGGCCGTCATGAAGGTCCTCATCGACTGCGGGGCGGATGGAGAGGCGGAGGCGTGA